GAGCAGCCTCCTGAAATGCCTGACCGGCTGGCTCGCGCCCAGGGGCGGGCGCATCCGCTTTGCCGGCACGGACGTGACCGGCTGGAGCGCCGATCGCATTGCGCGTCTGGGGCTGGCCATCGTGCCCGAGGGCCGGCAGATCTTCCCCAATCTGAGCGTGCGCGAGAACCTCGAGGCCTTTGCCGGCAACCGCTGTGCGGCCCGCGAGCCCTGGGATCTGGAGCGCGTCTATGCGCTGTTCCCGCGTCTGCAGGAGCGCAGCGCCCATATGGGCAACCAGCTCTCCGGCGGCGAGCAGCAGATGCTCGCGATCGGCCGCGCCCTCATCACCAACCCGCAGCTGCTGGTGCTGGACGAGGCCACCGAGGGCCTGGCGCCGCTGATACGCGAGGAGATCTGGCGCTGCCTGCGCACCCTGCGCGAGGCCGGCCAGACGATTCTTGTGGTGGACAAGTATGTGAAGCGCCTGATCGCGCTGGCCGACCAGCACCACATCGTCGAGCGCGGCCAGCTGGTGTGGAGCGGCGACTCCGCGGCCCTCGATGCCGATCACACGCTCTGGCAGCGCTACCTGGGAGTCTGACGATGAGCATCTGCTACCAACGACAGGAACTGGTGCGCTTCGGCCATTGCGACCCGGCCGGCATCGTCTTCTACCCGCGCTATTTCGAGATGCTCAATGCCTGCGTGGAAGACTGGTTCACGCTGGGCCTGGGCGTCGACTATGCCGAGCTGCTGGGGCCGCGCCGGGTGGGCATGCCGACCGTGCAGCTGAACACCGAGTTCAAGCGCGTCAGCCGCATGGGCGAGCTGCTGACCCAGGCCATCACCATCGTGAAACTCGGCCGCAGCTCGCTGACGCTGGACGTGCGCTTCAGCGGTAGCGACGGCGAGCGTGTGGCCTTTCAACAGGTGCTGGTGTGCACCTCGCTGGCGACCCACCGGCCCATCCCCTTTCCCGATGACCTGCGCGCCGCACTTGAGCGTGCGCAAGGAGTGACCCCATGAGCAGTATTTACAGCAGCAACAGCAACGGCAACGAGAAGACCATCCTGCAACCCGCGGGCTGGGCCGCCCCCAAGGGCTATGCCAACGGCGTGGCCGCCACCGGTCGCCAGGTCTTCGTGGCCGGGCAGATTGGCTGGAATGCGCAATGCCAGTTCGAGAGCGATGACTTCATCGCGCAGGTGCGCCAGACCCTCGTCAACATCAAGGCCGTGCTGGCCGAGGCCGGCGCCGGGCCCGAGCACATCTGCCGCATGACCTGGTATGTCATCGACAAGCGCGAGTACCTGGCGCGCGGCCGCGAGGTGGGCCAGGCCTACCGCGAGGTGCTGGGCCGCGAGTATGGCGTGGCGATGAGCGCGGTGCAGGTGGCGGCGCTGATGGAAGACCGCGCCAAGGTGGAGATCGAGGTGACGGCGGTGGTGAGGTGAGGGCGGGCGCGTGCTGTTGACGCGGCGCAAGCCCTGCAAGGGTCAGGCGTCACTGGTCAATGATGACGAGAGTGCCGTGGCTGCCTGAGGCTACGGCGTGGGGAAGCCCGGCGGGAACGATGAAGACCTCGCCTTGGCGAACCGGCAGAATTTGGCTGTCGATCTCAAGATTCATTTGGCCGTCCAGCACCAGCAGGGCTTCGTTGAAGTCATGCGTCTCGTAGGGGTAGGTTTGGCCGTCCATTCGGAGCACCTTCACGTTTGCATTGGCCGCTTGGCCAACGATGAGGGAGCGCCATGCGTCGGGAAGCGAAGAGGACTCGAGGAGAAGGTTGGTCTTGCTCATTCGATGAGTCTATCCAAGCAGCATAGCGGGCAGCCGCGATCGGCGCCAGCCACCCCCTCAGCCCCCGCGCCGCGCCGCCAGGAACGCCTCGCGCAACGCCGGCGCCGAGTCCTGCCGCCAGGCCGCAAACACGCGGCTGCGCTCCATGGTCTCGGCCAGGGGCTTGAACACCGCGCCCTGGATGCCGGCCTCGCGGAACGCCGCCGGCACGATGGACACGCCCAGGCCGCGCGCCACCAGGGACACCACGGAGAGCCAATGCCGGCCCTCGTGCTGCAGGCGCGGGTAGAAGCCCTGCTGGCGGCACATCTCGACGATGCGCGCGTGATAGTCCGGCGAGCCGCGGCGCGAGAACAGGATGAAGGGCTGGTCGCTGAGGCTGGCCAGCGCCACGCGGCGCTTGGCCGCGGCCGCATGCGTCTCGGGCAGGCAGGCCAGGAAGGGTTCGTCATAGAGCGCCTCGCAGGCCAGCGCCGGGGGCAGGCGGTCGGTGTGCAGCAGGGCCAGATCCAGCTCCTCCTGCAGCAAGGCCTGGATCTGGTCCTGCGAGTTCAGCTCGATCACCACCACCTCCACGCGCGGGTGCGAGGCCTGGAAGGCCTGCAGCCAGTCCGGCAGGCCGTGGAAGAGCGTGGAGCCGACGAAGCCCAGGCGCAGCCGACCCACCTCGCCGGCCTGCACCTCGCGGGCTTGGGCGCAGGCATCCTCGAAGCGCCCCAGCAGGGCCTGGGCGCTGGTGCGGAAGCTTTCGCCTGCGGGTGTCAGGCGCACGCCCTTGCTGTCGCGGTCCAGCAGGCGCGCACCCACCGCCGCTTCCAGCTGCTGCAGCGCCACCGACAGCGGCGGTTGCGACATCGCTAGGCGCTGCGCCGCACGCCCGAAATGCAGCTCCTCGGCGAGGGCCAGGAAGTAGCGCAGATGGCGCAATTCCACGCGGGACAGGGCGGCGGCTGCGGCGGAGGTGGCCATATTCGTTGCCTATCGTTGAATGGCTAGAGAGTATTGGACACGAATCGTCGCACAGGGAATACTTGCCGACCAGACGGGCACGGGAAATATCCCGGTGCATGGCAGATACGACAGGAGATCAACATCATGGCCACCAAGGCAAGCTTCCATTGGGACGACCCGCTGCTGCTGAACGAGCAGCTCAGCGACGATGAGCGCATGGTGCGCGACGCCGCCGCCGCCTATTGCCAGGAGCGCCTGGCACCGCGCGTGCTGGAGGCCTTCCGCCACGAGCGCACCGATCTGGAGATCTTCCGCGAGATGGGTGCGATCGGCCTGCTGGGCCCCACCATCGCGCCCGAGTACGGCGGCCCCGGGCTCAACTACGTGGCTTACGGCCTGATCGCCCGCGAGGTCGAGCGCGTGGACTCGGGCTACCGCTCGATGATGAGCGTGCAGAGCTCGCTGGTGATGGTGCCCATCAATGAATTCGGCAACGAGGCCACCAAGCAGAAGTACCTGCCCAAACTGGCCAGCGGCGAGTGGATCGGCTGCTTCGGCCTGACCGAACCCAACCACGGCTCCGACCCCGGCTCCATGATCACGCGCGCCAAGAAGGTGGCGGGCGGCTACAGCCTCACCGGCAGCAAGATGTGGATCACCAACAGCCCGGTGGCCGATGTCTTCGTGGTCTGGGCCAAGGACGACGAAGGTGCGATCCGTGGCTTCGTGCTGGAGAAGGGCTTCAAGGGCCTGAGCGCGCCGGCCATCCATGGCAAGGTGGGCCTGCGTGCCTCCATCACCGGCGAGATCGTCATGGACGAGGTGTTCTGCCCCGAGGAGAACGCCTTCCCCGAGGTGCGCGGCCTGAAGGGCCCGTTCACCTGCCTGAACAGCGCGCGCTACGGCATCGCCTGGGGCGCCTTGGGCGCGGCCGAGGATTGCTGGCACAAGGCGCGCCAGTACGTGCTGGACCGCAAGCAGTTCGGCAAGCCCCTGGCCGCGAACCAGCTGGTGCAGAAGAAGCTGGCCGATATGCAGACCGAGATCACCCTGGGCCTGCAGGGCTGCCTGCGCCTGGGCCGCATGAAGGACGAGGGCACGGCGGCGGTGGAGATCACCTCCATCATGAAGCGCAACAGCTGTGGCAAGAGCCTGGAGATCGCCCGCACCGCGCGCGACATGCTGGGCGGCAACGGCATCAGCGACGAATTCGGCATCGCCCGTCATTTGGTGAACCTGGAAGTGGTGAACACCTACGAGGGCACGCACGACATCCATGCGCTGATCCTGGGCCGCGCGATGACGGGCATCGCGGCCTTCTAAGGCGAGGCCATGCAGCACCGCCCTGGCATCGCCTTCATCGGTGCCGGCCGCCTGGCGCAAAGCCTGGCACCGGCGCTTGCGGCGGCGGGCTGGCCGGTGTTGGCGGTGGGCAGCCGGCGCAACGAGAGCGCGCTCGCGCTGGCCGCGCGCCTGCCCGATTGCCAGGCCCTGCCGATGGCGCAGGCGGTGGCCACGGCCGAGCTGGTCTTCATCACCACGCCCGACGACGCGATTGCCGGCACGGTGGCCGCCTTGCCCTGGCGGCGCGGCCAGATGGTGCTGCATTGCAGCGGCGCCACCGCGCTGGACGCACTCGACGCGGCGCGTGCCGCCGGCGCGCTGGTGGGTGGCTTTCACCCGCTGCAGATCTTTTCCGACCCTGAGACCGCGCGCGCGCTGCTGGCCGGCACCAGCGTGGCCATCGAGGCCGAGGCAGGCTTGCAGGCGCTGCTGCATCGGCTCGCCCATGACATAGGCATGAAACCCTTTGCGCTCCCGCCGGGTAGCCGCGCGGCCTACCACGCGGCGGCAAATCTGGCGGCCAGCTTTCTGCTCTCGATGTTGGACGAGGCCTGCCAGGTCTGGGCCGCGGCCGGCCTGCCGGCCGAGCAGGCGCTGGAGGCCTTGCTGCCGCTCTCGCGCGGCACCTTGGCGGCGGCCCAGCAGCGCGGCCTGGCGGGGGCGCTTTCGGGCCCGATCTCGCGCGGTGACGCCGCCGTGGTGGCCGGCCATCTGCAGGCACTGCAGGCCATGGGCCCGGCGCATGCGGCCTTCTACCGCGAACTGTCGCGGCGCCAGCTGCTGCTGGCGGCGCAGGCCGGGCGCCTGAGTGCCGCGCAGCAGGCCGCGCTGGCCCGCCTGATCGACGATTGATCCAGGATTACTCCGTGCCCGTCGCGGCTTGACGAATATTGCCCAAATGCATAGCATGATATATATCGAGCTATGCGAAGTGAACCATGGTGCAGGACATCGTCAAGGAACTCGGCCATCTGAGCCTGGGCACGCGCTTCAAGCGCATCGGTGATCAGCTGCAGGCGCAGGCGCAGGCGCTGCTGGCGGCGGCGGGCATGGACATGCCGGCCTCCCACTTTCCCTTGCTGGCCGCGCTGGACCGGCTGGGCCCCTTGGGGGTCGGCGAGCTGGGCCAGGCGGTGGGCGTCAGCCAGCCGGTGGTCAGCCGCTCGCTGCGCGGGCTCGAAGCCGAGGGCCTGGTGCGGTCGGCCGGCGTCGAGGGCGATCTGCGCATGCGTCACGTGCGGCTCAGCCGCAAGGGGCAGCAGCTGGTGCAGCGCGCCCAGGCCGAGGTCTGGCCGGCCATCGAGGCGGCGGTGGCGCAGGCCTGCGCGAGCCTGCGGGGCAGCCTGCTGGAGCAACTGGCGGGCCTGGAGGCCGCGCTCAGCGAGGCGCCGCTGCAGCAGCGCGCTGGCATCCCCTTATCCACGCCCGCACGGGCGCAGCGCCGCGGGAGGGCGCCAGCATGATGATGAACACCGAGGATCTCGATCGGCCCGTCTGGGCCACGCTCAGGCAGGCGCCGCATTGGGCCGAAGGCGGCGATCTGGCGCTGCGCTTCCAGCGCGACGTCAACCTGTTCGCCTCGGCGCGCGATGACAGCGCAGCCAGCCTGGCGGCGCTGCGCGAGCTGGTGGGGGCGGGCGACACCGTCTATGTGCTGCAGGTGCCCGCCATCCGCGTGCCGGACGGCCTGGTGGCCTTGCGCGAGGCCAGCGGCGTGCAGATGTTGGCCGGCCGCGCCGTCGCGCCGCCGGATGGCGCCGGTGACGATGCGGCCATCGTCGAACTCGGCGATGCCGATGCCGCCGAGATGCTGGCGCTGGCGCGCCTGACCGAGCCCGGGCCCTTTCTGGCGCGCACCCACCGCATGGGCCGC
This portion of the Paucibacter sediminis genome encodes:
- a CDS encoding ABC transporter ATP-binding protein, giving the protein MSAVLEIQGLEAAYGSSQVLFGIDLRIRHGEVVTLLGRNGMGKSSLLKCLTGWLAPRGGRIRFAGTDVTGWSADRIARLGLAIVPEGRQIFPNLSVRENLEAFAGNRCAAREPWDLERVYALFPRLQERSAHMGNQLSGGEQQMLAIGRALITNPQLLVLDEATEGLAPLIREEIWRCLRTLREAGQTILVVDKYVKRLIALADQHHIVERGQLVWSGDSAALDADHTLWQRYLGV
- a CDS encoding acyl-CoA thioesterase, which codes for MSICYQRQELVRFGHCDPAGIVFYPRYFEMLNACVEDWFTLGLGVDYAELLGPRRVGMPTVQLNTEFKRVSRMGELLTQAITIVKLGRSSLTLDVRFSGSDGERVAFQQVLVCTSLATHRPIPFPDDLRAALERAQGVTP
- a CDS encoding RidA family protein, with amino-acid sequence MSSIYSSNSNGNEKTILQPAGWAAPKGYANGVAATGRQVFVAGQIGWNAQCQFESDDFIAQVRQTLVNIKAVLAEAGAGPEHICRMTWYVIDKREYLARGREVGQAYREVLGREYGVAMSAVQVAALMEDRAKVEIEVTAVVR
- a CDS encoding cupin domain-containing protein, with product MSKTNLLLESSSLPDAWRSLIVGQAANANVKVLRMDGQTYPYETHDFNEALLVLDGQMNLEIDSQILPVRQGEVFIVPAGLPHAVASGSHGTLVIIDQ
- a CDS encoding LysR family transcriptional regulator — encoded protein: MATSAAAAALSRVELRHLRYFLALAEELHFGRAAQRLAMSQPPLSVALQQLEAAVGARLLDRDSKGVRLTPAGESFRTSAQALLGRFEDACAQAREVQAGEVGRLRLGFVGSTLFHGLPDWLQAFQASHPRVEVVVIELNSQDQIQALLQEELDLALLHTDRLPPALACEALYDEPFLACLPETHAAAAKRRVALASLSDQPFILFSRRGSPDYHARIVEMCRQQGFYPRLQHEGRHWLSVVSLVARGLGVSIVPAAFREAGIQGAVFKPLAETMERSRVFAAWRQDSAPALREAFLAARRGG
- a CDS encoding acyl-CoA dehydrogenase, translated to MATKASFHWDDPLLLNEQLSDDERMVRDAAAAYCQERLAPRVLEAFRHERTDLEIFREMGAIGLLGPTIAPEYGGPGLNYVAYGLIAREVERVDSGYRSMMSVQSSLVMVPINEFGNEATKQKYLPKLASGEWIGCFGLTEPNHGSDPGSMITRAKKVAGGYSLTGSKMWITNSPVADVFVVWAKDDEGAIRGFVLEKGFKGLSAPAIHGKVGLRASITGEIVMDEVFCPEENAFPEVRGLKGPFTCLNSARYGIAWGALGAAEDCWHKARQYVLDRKQFGKPLAANQLVQKKLADMQTEITLGLQGCLRLGRMKDEGTAAVEITSIMKRNSCGKSLEIARTARDMLGGNGISDEFGIARHLVNLEVVNTYEGTHDIHALILGRAMTGIAAF
- a CDS encoding Rossmann-like and DUF2520 domain-containing protein: MQHRPGIAFIGAGRLAQSLAPALAAAGWPVLAVGSRRNESALALAARLPDCQALPMAQAVATAELVFITTPDDAIAGTVAALPWRRGQMVLHCSGATALDALDAARAAGALVGGFHPLQIFSDPETARALLAGTSVAIEAEAGLQALLHRLAHDIGMKPFALPPGSRAAYHAAANLAASFLLSMLDEACQVWAAAGLPAEQALEALLPLSRGTLAAAQQRGLAGALSGPISRGDAAVVAGHLQALQAMGPAHAAFYRELSRRQLLLAAQAGRLSAAQQAALARLIDD
- a CDS encoding MarR family winged helix-turn-helix transcriptional regulator; this encodes MVQDIVKELGHLSLGTRFKRIGDQLQAQAQALLAAAGMDMPASHFPLLAALDRLGPLGVGELGQAVGVSQPVVSRSLRGLEAEGLVRSAGVEGDLRMRHVRLSRKGQQLVQRAQAEVWPAIEAAVAQACASLRGSLLEQLAGLEAALSEAPLQQRAGIPLSTPARAQRRGRAPA
- a CDS encoding GNAT family N-acetyltransferase, whose amino-acid sequence is MMMNTEDLDRPVWATLRQAPHWAEGGDLALRFQRDVNLFASARDDSAASLAALRELVGAGDTVYVLQVPAIRVPDGLVALREASGVQMLAGRAVAPPDGAGDDAAIVELGDADAAEMLALARLTEPGPFLARTHRMGRFVGVRIGGRLAAMAGERMRFPGATELSGVCTHPDFRGRGLARRLSAAVTAAIQQRGEQAFLHAWASNRAAIALYEGLGFVQRAEVNVAVLQRAD